Genomic window (Maylandia zebra isolate NMK-2024a linkage group LG11, Mzebra_GT3a, whole genome shotgun sequence):
CATCTAAAAGTACGACCGACTCTAAAGAAACTAAACAACTTGTTTAGATTGAGGAACTGTTGATTGTGTAAAACTAATAGAACAaaattatgttaaaataaaaaaggccaAATAGTAATCAAACAAAGCTGTTAATCAGCCCCCAAAAGCTGCTCACACATGCTAAAAATATGGCTGAGATTCCACAGCTTTGTAATAAAGAACACTTTACTCCTGTGCAGCTACTTTCAAAGCTGTTTGAGCATTTTGCTGCAAAAGAGGTTTGACTAGTTACTGAGTGCAACAGTGTTAATGTTTAAAGGCTCGGCTTTATTTATAATCGCTTGAGCACAGTGTGTCATTTAGATAAAGATCACGTTACATTTCAAAGCTCACGACTGCCCCCTAGTGATGACACAGCGGCCTGGCAACGAGATTAACCCACCTTCCAAAAAAGTTGGCTTCTTTGATGTCAGTGGTGGTGTTACAGTGACCGCAGTATCTGTGTTTGTAGTCAAAGCTGCGCTCTCTCAGCTCCAGCTCATCTTCAGGAATGGACTCTTTCCGACTGAACGAGTGGAATCGGATGGAGCTGTTGGCCTTTTTGTCTTCTGCAGTTAtagaaaaaacttttttttttttttttttactgtaattcacacagattttaaaactaaaatataCACAAAGAAACGACATGTGTACTACAAAGCAGGTTTTTTAGTGAGCATACAATCATTGTAAATAATGGCAATTATCCAATGAAGTGtgatataaatgtttttttctagaTCTGTGTAAATTCTCTGAGAGTTACTGAAAATTAGCCAAGAgctatttctttctttcccacCTGATTCTGACTTGGAGTAAAGAGCAGCCTTGATGTCTTTATCTAAGGCATCACAGGCACTGCTGTGCGCCTGCTCTGGAAACTTCCCTTTGAAATCGTCCAGACACTCCAGAGCCTCAGCCACATATTTTAGCTCAAACAGACACCGTGCCAGCCTGAAATGTGCTTTCAGATGACCGGGGTTTAGACTCAGAGCCTTCAGACAGTCCCTGAGGGCATCATAATGGTCTCCATCCCTAAGAATCACATAGAAAAACATAAAGACTCAGGGTTTCCAAAGGttttagaattaaaaaaagCATCATTCCTCTGCACTAAAGCAACGCCGCGTACCATTTGCGTTTCATATAGGCCGCAGCTCTGTTCCCGTACAACATGGCGTTGCTGCTCGCCTGATGAATGCCTAAACTGTACAGCTGGATGGCCTGTGTCCACTGCTGCCGTGCAAAAGCATCATTAGCTTGTTGTTTTATCTTCTCCAGGTGAGGAGGGAGGTCATTAGAACTGAAAGACAAAAGGGAAAAGCAGATATTTTGACATAAATTCAAATGTATAACCTCAGTCAATAGACGTGTAGTGGAAAGAGCCGACGTTTACCTAGACTGCATTTTGCTCCCAGTAAAGTGAATGTGGCCAGCTGGCAGGTGAATTCCATTGGAGACGCCGTTTGTCGTCTTTCCATTCTGCACATCTCCTGGAAAGCGAGAGATTCAATAATCGGCATTCTTCATGTACTTTGGAGTTAGTGTGAAACTCAGTGTTTATTATCTACCTGTTGACGATTGGCATTTCTTTGGAAGCAAGAATGTATATGGCCTCTGTTTGAACGTCAAGTCAAACAGATACACCTGCAAGAACCATAAAGAGATAGTAAAAGGATCCCATAAGAATGCCTCTGCGATTCTCACATGGTTCCCTCTCTGTTTGGTGATGCATTACCTGTTCCCCGCCCATGTTAACAAGCAGCTCGGTGCCATCAGGACTGAAAGTAACATAGGTGGCAACCAGGACCCTCAGGCGGTTATTGTAGTCAGGGAGTTTCACCGGCAGGTGACCTGAAACATTCAGTCAGATGGTAATGGTATTAAACCACAGTCCAGAATATAAATGCACCCATTAAAAGAATTTCATTCCAGACAATTTATCTGTATACACACCTGCAACATAATACTGCCCAGCTCCATCTGGGATGGGCTTCTGCCTTTCACAGAATGTGTGCACAGCTGCCGATGTGCTTTGACTCAGAGATTTCCTGTgtgaggaacaaaaaaaaaaaaaaaaagttcggAACTTCCTTGTCAAAACTTGGAACGCACCACAGAGTAACTACAAAGCGCTTTATTTGACAGTTTGCCGAGTACTCACTACCACAGAATAGCATGAAAAAGCCAAACTCACCTGTAGTTGTGTATCATCCTGATGTCGTACAGACGTACAAAAGGCCCATTGGCTCCCACAGCCAGGTAGTTGTTGTCCCGTGGGTTAACAGCTAAACATTTGGCCTCGACGAGCTGACCACAGAACTCTGTGAGATCGATCAGCACCTCCGAGTGTTTACTGTTCTCCCTCAGGTCGTATTGTCTGCAGTGAACAAGGACAACAT
Coding sequences:
- the wdtc1 gene encoding WD and tetratricopeptide repeats protein 1; translated protein: MFCGEAMTTANISRDILHRQIRDKRAASFQRFYHVTDPFIKRLGLEAELQGHTGCVNCLEWNERGDLLASGSDDQHAIIWDPFRHKKLTTMHTGHAANIFSVKFLPHSGDRILVTGAADTKVHVHDLTVKETIHMFSDHTNRVKRIATAPMWPNTFWSAAEDGIIRQYDLRENSKHSEVLIDLTEFCGQLVEAKCLAVNPRDNNYLAVGANGPFVRLYDIRMIHNYRKSLSQSTSAAVHTFCERQKPIPDGAGQYYVAGHLPVKLPDYNNRLRVLVATYVTFSPDGTELLVNMGGEQVYLFDLTFKQRPYTFLLPKKCQSSTGDVQNGKTTNGVSNGIHLPAGHIHFTGSKMQSSSNDLPPHLEKIKQQANDAFARQQWTQAIQLYSLGIHQASSNAMLYGNRAAAYMKRKWDGDHYDALRDCLKALSLNPGHLKAHFRLARCLFELKYVAEALECLDDFKGKFPEQAHSSACDALDKDIKAALYSKSESEDKKANSSIRFHSFSRKESIPEDELELRERSFDYKHRYCGHCNTTTDIKEANFFGSKGQYIVSGSDDGSFFIWEKETTNLVRILQGDESIVNCLQPHPSYCFLATSGIDPVVRLWNPRPETDSENGRVVEDMEGAAQANQRRMNADPLEVMLLNMGYRITGLRGVGPDGSDDEESSEGQVQCRPS